A section of the Rhizomicrobium sp. genome encodes:
- a CDS encoding winged helix-turn-helix domain-containing protein: MQHVLESTKVVPEVIAFGPFRLFPAERVLEKAGEPIRLGSRAFDILSALLERPGEIVSQKELLAKVWRGLFVEEITVRVHIAALRKALNMDGEAASYLRTVPGRGYCLTASVTRKAIAAAERTPPPLAADYPLPPRLERMVGRDGTVGKIQEALKSSRFVTIVGAGGIGKTTVALTVAHAAIQEFRGAVCFVELGPLADRRLLAGAVASALGLSVQSDDPIPSIVARLRGKRILLVLDGAEHLIDAAAPLARRLFQELADVHLLVTSREALRVPGETVMQLPALGSPPDDPKMSADTARTFPAVQLFTQCMESSGVRPGQSDDEALLVAGMCRKLGGIALAIELAAAHVALQGIRGTAALLESQFSLRWPGRRTAPQRHQTLNATLDWSYGLLSEHERIVLQRLSVFAGSFTLEAAHAVSSDDGVGSEQVFVAVGRLCSKSLVSTDIAGESLRHRLLDTTRLYAASKLIDADEWRRLRRRHAVYYRDVLLGASSGEGGLAGQPLPHADLDNIRAALRWAFEVGGDEELGIDLAAFSAPLFLGKALFAECQVWTRKAAEKARTREAPTRQQLLCELATASALVLTQGLPGEVVSTWTKALDTATALQDTAGRLAAYLALWVQELRSPHLTKALALAEQCAAVTDALGDPGACAMSDWMLGLTKHYFGRHDEARMHFQRSLDEDIESARLTQVKQIGFDRRTDCLGLMSNLALMQGRPEEARRWEEQAMLEAQKLNLAMPNCIALTWAAFNAFLSQPDLDTVEREVVDLLDHCRSHGISVYAGLGLALLGLCQIRRADFDGGMPLVNEGLRELAAGDYEVFHPIIRACLCEALLDSGQTGAATDLMATLEASERSPMHWCKPEVLRVKGKLVSQCIDRDSGAIILQSSISMARELGAVFWELRTALTICESWDAEKRRSDARALLRPIVDHFEDEPTTIDLLAARKLIGRV; encoded by the coding sequence ATGCAGCATGTTCTCGAAAGTACCAAGGTTGTGCCAGAGGTCATCGCCTTCGGGCCCTTCCGGCTATTTCCCGCCGAGCGCGTCCTTGAAAAAGCGGGTGAGCCGATCCGGCTCGGTAGCCGTGCGTTCGACATCCTGAGCGCGCTGCTCGAGCGTCCCGGCGAGATCGTTAGTCAAAAGGAATTGCTGGCGAAGGTTTGGCGTGGCCTTTTCGTGGAAGAGATCACGGTGCGCGTTCATATTGCCGCGTTGCGCAAGGCGCTGAACATGGACGGCGAGGCGGCGAGCTATCTGCGAACCGTCCCGGGTCGCGGCTATTGTCTGACCGCTTCGGTCACGCGCAAGGCGATCGCCGCGGCCGAGCGGACGCCGCCGCCCTTGGCGGCCGACTATCCGCTTCCGCCGCGTCTCGAACGAATGGTCGGCCGCGACGGCACGGTGGGCAAGATTCAAGAAGCGCTTAAGTCCAGCCGCTTCGTAACGATCGTCGGCGCCGGCGGAATCGGCAAGACAACGGTGGCTCTTACGGTCGCACACGCGGCGATCCAGGAATTCCGGGGCGCCGTTTGCTTCGTGGAACTCGGGCCGCTCGCGGACCGGCGCCTGCTCGCGGGCGCGGTCGCGTCGGCCCTCGGGCTGTCGGTCCAGTCCGACGATCCCATCCCAAGCATCGTCGCGCGGTTGCGCGGCAAGCGCATTTTGCTTGTGCTCGACGGTGCGGAACATCTCATCGACGCGGCGGCGCCGCTTGCGCGGCGGTTGTTTCAGGAGCTTGCCGATGTGCATCTCCTGGTCACGAGCCGTGAGGCCTTGCGGGTCCCGGGCGAAACCGTGATGCAGCTTCCCGCGCTCGGGAGCCCGCCTGACGATCCCAAGATGTCTGCCGACACGGCTCGCACCTTTCCGGCCGTCCAGCTGTTCACCCAATGCATGGAAAGCAGCGGCGTGCGCCCGGGCCAAAGCGACGACGAAGCGCTGCTCGTGGCAGGCATGTGCCGCAAACTTGGAGGGATTGCGCTTGCCATCGAACTCGCAGCCGCGCATGTGGCGCTCCAAGGCATACGCGGGACCGCGGCACTTCTTGAGAGTCAATTTTCGTTGCGCTGGCCGGGGCGGCGAACTGCGCCGCAGCGGCATCAGACCCTGAATGCCACGCTCGACTGGAGTTATGGGCTTCTTTCCGAACACGAACGCATCGTGCTGCAGCGGCTTTCCGTTTTCGCGGGCAGCTTCACGTTGGAGGCCGCACATGCCGTAAGTTCGGATGACGGTGTCGGCAGCGAGCAGGTCTTCGTCGCAGTCGGCCGCCTATGCTCGAAATCGCTGGTTTCGACGGATATCGCCGGAGAGAGCCTGCGGCATCGATTGCTCGACACGACGCGCCTCTATGCTGCCTCGAAGTTGATCGACGCGGACGAGTGGCGGCGGCTGCGCAGGCGTCATGCCGTTTATTATCGCGACGTTCTGCTTGGTGCGTCCTCCGGCGAGGGCGGCCTGGCCGGGCAGCCCTTGCCTCACGCCGATCTCGACAACATCCGCGCGGCGCTGCGCTGGGCCTTCGAAGTCGGTGGCGACGAAGAATTGGGCATCGACCTGGCCGCGTTCTCCGCGCCGTTATTCCTCGGCAAGGCGCTTTTTGCGGAGTGCCAGGTATGGACGCGCAAAGCGGCTGAGAAGGCGCGGACCCGCGAAGCGCCGACGCGGCAACAGCTGCTGTGCGAATTGGCGACTGCCAGCGCCCTGGTCCTTACCCAAGGCCTGCCGGGCGAGGTCGTATCCACCTGGACAAAGGCACTGGATACCGCAACCGCCTTGCAGGACACGGCGGGCCGGCTTGCGGCCTATCTTGCGCTTTGGGTGCAGGAGCTCCGGTCGCCGCACCTGACCAAGGCACTTGCGCTGGCTGAGCAATGCGCCGCCGTGACCGACGCGCTGGGCGATCCGGGTGCATGCGCCATGAGCGACTGGATGCTGGGGCTCACCAAGCATTACTTTGGGCGACATGACGAAGCTCGTATGCATTTTCAGCGGTCCTTGGATGAAGACATTGAGAGCGCCCGGCTGACGCAGGTGAAACAGATCGGTTTCGATCGACGCACCGACTGCCTCGGCCTCATGTCGAATCTTGCGCTGATGCAAGGCCGCCCGGAAGAAGCGCGCCGATGGGAAGAGCAGGCAATGCTCGAAGCGCAAAAGCTCAACCTTGCCATGCCGAACTGCATTGCGCTGACCTGGGCCGCGTTCAACGCGTTCCTGTCGCAGCCCGATCTCGACACGGTCGAGCGAGAGGTCGTCGATCTCCTGGATCACTGCAGAAGCCACGGTATCAGCGTTTATGCGGGTCTCGGCCTCGCCTTGCTGGGGCTCTGCCAGATCCGGCGCGCCGATTTCGACGGCGGGATGCCGCTGGTGAACGAAGGACTGCGCGAACTGGCCGCGGGAGACTATGAGGTCTTCCATCCCATCATCCGAGCCTGCCTCTGCGAGGCCCTCCTCGATTCCGGCCAGACCGGCGCTGCGACGGACCTGATGGCGACCCTCGAAGCGTCGGAGCGCAGCCCCATGCACTGGTGCAAGCCCGAAGTTCTACGCGTGAAAGGCAAGCTGGTGTCGCAATGCATCGATCGGGATTCCGGCGCGATTATCTTGCAATCGTCGATCTCGATGG
- a CDS encoding winged helix-turn-helix domain-containing protein: MGSASSLEQPISFGPFRLFPRQRLLAEGNTPLRVGSRALDILIALVERQGEVVSKIELMNRVWPDTHVEEINLRVHMATLRRVMGDRSGGNRFIVSVPNRGYAFVAPVLVENADASALPKRESHRHNLPISPTRLVGRQESLTVLMGHLRRHRLLTIVGAGGTGKTCVALATAKELIGAYEHGVWLADLAQTSKSELVPNAVAAIFGVEAKHDDMLPSLVHALRDRKVLVVLDNCEHVIEGAARLAAGIMSGTSHVRMLATSREPLRVEGENVHRLRPLECPDELAAADPDRLRKYSAVELFIERAIANDLELKDADIPAIADICRKLDGIPLAIEFAAAYGGTLGVHNLATLLESGLLSAGRRSASERHQTLRAAHDWSYALLSEPERAALRRFSTFAGAFTLDAAIRFASGDSVGTPEVLDIIANLVSKSLVAADTSGSGARYRLLETTRVYALEKLREADEFEAVVRRHAAYFSDILHEAWRDRTKLFEAGGYATFKDQIGNLRAALQWCFSPEGDEEIGIKLAASACFCLMDLGLTIEAKNWSERALKAMDSSLRGTRYEAMLQYVHAHCFTVVSGNAEASDRAIEKAIELANAVGEQDLELRILGGYHIVINRTSDVTKAMPIAVRAAEVAREINEPDALAMAHAMLCLTHHASGNQIEAEMNNKAALEYAPLNRKINTMRYGIDHRVRSMNVASKLHFLRGQPAQAIRTARDVLDFAQRAGAPIGIVMAAYFATETALLCGDWSWAGDVIALTGAVASEHSIQPFPMLASAYGAELAFRMGAKDTLPAQEAAFEKVVRAQYNPFQQGIGVIEALIRAERFDDADHHIGWMIDAMEQKGAGAYRAEYIRLRGDLLAARGAFDEARKTYERVLAVARKQGALAWELRAAVGLARLDRTGLQRDTGALLLSAYERYAKDYETPDLRAAKELLAEFGQ, from the coding sequence ATGGGGAGCGCGTCCTCTCTCGAACAGCCGATTTCATTCGGGCCTTTTCGCTTGTTTCCGCGTCAGCGGCTTCTGGCCGAGGGCAACACGCCCCTGCGCGTGGGCAGCCGGGCGCTGGATATCCTGATTGCGCTCGTCGAACGGCAAGGCGAAGTGGTGAGCAAGATCGAGCTCATGAACCGTGTGTGGCCCGACACCCATGTCGAGGAGATAAATCTCAGGGTCCACATGGCCACGCTGCGACGTGTCATGGGCGACAGAAGCGGAGGCAACCGATTTATCGTCTCCGTGCCGAACCGGGGTTATGCGTTTGTCGCGCCGGTCCTTGTCGAAAATGCCGATGCTTCGGCTTTGCCGAAGCGCGAAAGCCATCGGCACAATTTGCCGATTTCCCCGACCAGGCTTGTCGGACGGCAGGAGAGCCTGACGGTTCTCATGGGTCATCTTCGTCGTCATCGCCTTCTGACGATCGTGGGCGCCGGCGGGACCGGGAAGACCTGCGTCGCGCTGGCGACCGCGAAAGAACTGATCGGCGCGTATGAGCACGGCGTCTGGCTTGCCGATCTCGCGCAAACCTCGAAATCCGAGCTCGTGCCGAACGCCGTCGCCGCGATCTTCGGGGTCGAAGCGAAGCACGACGACATGCTGCCCAGCCTCGTCCATGCGCTTCGCGACAGGAAAGTTCTTGTCGTGCTCGACAATTGCGAGCATGTCATCGAGGGCGCGGCGCGGCTCGCCGCCGGCATCATGAGCGGTACCTCGCACGTGCGAATGCTCGCGACGAGCCGGGAGCCGCTCCGCGTGGAAGGGGAAAACGTCCACCGCCTCCGTCCGCTCGAATGTCCCGACGAGTTGGCGGCTGCCGATCCCGATCGCCTGAGAAAATATTCGGCCGTCGAGCTGTTCATCGAACGCGCCATAGCCAACGATCTGGAGTTGAAAGACGCGGATATCCCGGCGATCGCCGATATCTGCCGGAAACTCGACGGAATCCCGCTGGCCATAGAGTTTGCGGCGGCGTACGGCGGCACGCTCGGCGTCCATAACCTTGCGACCCTGCTCGAAAGCGGGCTGCTCTCGGCAGGGCGGCGGTCGGCGTCCGAACGCCATCAGACTCTCCGCGCGGCGCATGATTGGAGCTATGCGCTCCTCAGCGAGCCGGAGCGCGCCGCGCTGCGTAGGTTCTCGACCTTTGCGGGCGCTTTCACGCTGGACGCGGCGATACGTTTCGCATCCGGCGACTCCGTCGGCACGCCCGAGGTGCTCGACATCATCGCAAACCTCGTTTCCAAATCGCTCGTTGCGGCGGACACCAGCGGAAGCGGGGCACGGTACCGCCTCCTGGAGACGACCCGCGTCTACGCGCTTGAAAAGCTGCGTGAGGCGGACGAGTTCGAAGCCGTCGTCAGGCGGCATGCGGCGTATTTCAGCGATATCCTGCACGAAGCCTGGCGCGACAGGACGAAGCTTTTCGAGGCGGGGGGCTATGCAACCTTCAAGGATCAGATCGGCAATTTGCGCGCGGCATTGCAATGGTGCTTTTCGCCGGAGGGCGATGAAGAGATCGGGATCAAGCTCGCCGCCAGCGCCTGCTTCTGCCTCATGGATCTCGGCCTGACCATCGAGGCCAAGAATTGGAGCGAACGCGCGCTCAAGGCGATGGATTCCTCTCTGCGGGGAACCCGGTACGAAGCGATGCTGCAATATGTCCACGCCCACTGTTTCACGGTCGTCAGCGGGAACGCCGAAGCATCCGATCGGGCCATCGAAAAGGCGATCGAGCTTGCGAACGCGGTCGGAGAGCAGGATCTCGAACTGCGGATCCTGGGCGGCTATCACATCGTCATCAATCGCACGAGCGATGTAACGAAGGCCATGCCCATCGCCGTTCGCGCCGCGGAAGTCGCGCGGGAGATCAACGAGCCCGATGCGCTCGCCATGGCGCACGCCATGCTGTGCCTGACGCATCACGCCTCCGGAAACCAGATCGAGGCGGAGATGAACAACAAGGCGGCGCTGGAATACGCCCCGCTCAACCGGAAAATCAACACGATGCGATACGGCATAGACCACAGGGTGCGGTCTATGAACGTCGCTTCCAAGCTTCATTTCCTGCGGGGGCAGCCGGCACAGGCGATCCGCACCGCCAGGGACGTTCTGGATTTTGCCCAGAGAGCCGGCGCCCCGATCGGGATCGTGATGGCCGCTTATTTCGCGACGGAAACCGCTCTGCTTTGCGGCGACTGGTCCTGGGCCGGGGATGTCATCGCGTTGACCGGCGCGGTCGCCAGCGAACACTCGATACAGCCCTTCCCGATGCTGGCTTCGGCTTACGGAGCCGAGCTCGCCTTTCGCATGGGTGCGAAGGATACTTTACCGGCTCAGGAAGCCGCCTTCGAAAAGGTGGTCAGGGCGCAGTACAACCCTTTCCAGCAGGGGATCGGTGTGATCGAAGCGCTCATACGCGCCGAACGTTTCGACGATGCAGATCATCATATCGGCTGGATGATCGATGCCATGGAGCAAAAAGGAGCCGGCGCGTATCGCGCCGAATATATCCGTCTGAGAGGCGATCTTCTCGCGGCCCGGGGCGCGTTCGACGAGGCGCGAAAAACCTATGAGCGCGTGCTTGCCGTGGCGCGCAAACAGGGGGCGCTCGCGTGGGAGCTTCGTGCGGCGGTGGGACTTGCGCGGCTCGATCGGACCGGGCTGCAACGGGACACCGGGGCTCTGCTTCTGTCGGCATATGAGCGCTATGCAAAAGACTATGAAACACCCGACCTTCGAGCCGCGAAAGAACTGCTCGCTGAATTCGGACAGTAG
- a CDS encoding AraC family transcriptional regulator, giving the protein MYTSSIELGAQNSLGPLQEMSRILDRPPVPLAERLTDGTRLTGRWTHGPVHDSLPAMSAHTICAIYGGDSEITLRRAGRLQLRSYTRKGTIVLIPADHDGRWDIVGATETSHAYLTHSRLLSGAESLLGGRPVELLDRVSFADETISRILAILCGEATNDPSARLFLEQAVDLLCMQLVRAHSSLGALPDATPRRGLADRHVKRVTAYMTDRMEQAIGLDELAALVDLSRFHFCTSFRQATGQSPYLWLTNLRIARAKGLLANSVLPITEIALCVGYQTPSAFAASFRKIVGISPREFRRRLQ; this is encoded by the coding sequence GTGTATACATCTTCCATTGAATTGGGCGCCCAGAACAGCCTTGGTCCGCTCCAGGAAATGAGCCGGATCCTCGACCGGCCGCCTGTCCCCTTGGCCGAGCGCCTGACGGACGGCACCCGGCTCACGGGACGTTGGACGCATGGCCCGGTGCACGACAGCCTGCCGGCCATGTCCGCGCATACGATTTGCGCGATCTATGGCGGCGACTCGGAAATCACCCTGAGGCGGGCCGGGAGGCTGCAGCTACGATCCTACACCAGAAAGGGGACGATCGTCCTGATCCCCGCCGACCACGACGGACGCTGGGATATCGTCGGCGCCACCGAGACGTCGCACGCCTATCTGACGCACAGCCGGTTGCTGTCCGGCGCCGAGTCGCTCCTGGGCGGCCGGCCCGTCGAGCTGTTGGATCGCGTTAGTTTCGCGGACGAGACGATCTCGCGCATTCTCGCCATTCTGTGTGGAGAGGCGACGAACGATCCGTCGGCGCGACTGTTCCTGGAGCAGGCCGTCGATCTTCTGTGCATGCAGCTCGTGCGGGCCCATTCGAGCCTCGGAGCGTTGCCGGACGCGACGCCCAGGCGCGGGCTGGCGGATCGGCATGTGAAACGCGTCACCGCGTACATGACCGACAGGATGGAGCAAGCGATCGGCCTCGACGAGCTTGCTGCCCTTGTCGATCTGAGCCGCTTCCATTTCTGTACCTCCTTCCGCCAGGCGACCGGGCAATCCCCTTATCTCTGGCTGACCAATCTGCGGATCGCGCGGGCGAAAGGGCTGCTGGCCAATTCGGTGCTGCCGATAACCGAGATTGCACTCTGCGTCGGCTATCAAACACCCTCGGCGTTTGCCGCAAGCTTCCGTAAGATCGTCGGCATATCCCCAAGAGAGTTCCGTCGGAGGCTGCAATAG